The following are from one region of the Oreochromis aureus strain Israel breed Guangdong linkage group 1, ZZ_aureus, whole genome shotgun sequence genome:
- the ndufs3 gene encoding NADH dehydrogenase [ubiquinone] iron-sulfur protein 3, mitochondrial: MAASLVRFVRGGLGRSFNIARTSCLLQQQTRLQGSSTETRPTVRPKDAVAHNQLAAFGEYVAEMMPKYIQQVQVTCYNELEVMIHPDGVIPVLTFLRDHTNAQFRNMTDLTAVDIPTRQNRFEIVYNLLSLRYNSRIRVKTYTDELTPIDSAVPVHMAANWYEREVWDMFGVFFANHPDLRRILTDYGFEGHPFRKDFPLSGYVEVRYDDELKRVVAEPVELAQEFRKFDLNTPWEVFPAYRDPKEDAPKLEAGEKAPEKK; this comes from the exons ATGGCGGCGTCGTTGGTACGGTTTGTCCGCGGAGGTCTCGGAAGGAGCTTTAATA TTGCGAGGACGTCGTGTCTCCTGCAGCAGCAGACCAGACTGCAGGGCTCCAGCACCGAGACCAGAC CCACTGTCAGGCCCAAGGATGCTGTTGCTCACAACCAGCTGGCAGCGTTTGGGGAGTATGTGGCAGAGATGATGCCCAAATATATTCAGCAGGTCCAG GTGACCTGCTACAACGAGCTGGAGGTGATGATCCATCCTGATGGAGTCATCCCTGTGCTGACCTTCCTGAGGGACCACACCAATGCTCAGTTCAGGAACATGACTGACCTGACAGCTGTCGACATCCCGACACGGCAGAACCGTTTTGAG ATTGTGTACAACCTGCTGTCGCTGCGCTACAACTCCCGTATCCGCGTCAAGACCTACACCGATGAGTTAACACCGATTGACTCCGCCGTCCCCGTCCACATGGCCGCCAACTGGTACGAGAGGGAG GTGTGGGACATGTTTGGAGTTTTCTTTGCCAACCATCCTGACCTGAGACGCATCCTGACAGACTATGGCTTCGAGGGTCACCCCTTCAGGAAGGACTTCCCTCTGTCGGGATACGTGGAG GTTCGTTATGACGATGAGTTGAAGCGTGTGGTGGCGGAGCCTGTGGAGCTGGCACAGGAGTTTCGGAAGTTTGATTTAAACACGCCCTGGGAGGTGTTCCCTGCCTACCGAGATCCCAAAGAGGATGCACCCAAGCTGGAGGCTGGCGAAAAGGCCCCTGAGAAGAAGTGA